The Drosophila bipectinata strain 14024-0381.07 chromosome 2L, DbipHiC1v2, whole genome shotgun sequence genome has a segment encoding these proteins:
- the DIP-kappa gene encoding uncharacterized protein DIP-kappa isoform X1 gives MDTSRAGDKYETTSTVSGYTKYMKLKIRAVGPNDFGTYRCVAKNSLGETDGNIKLDEMPTPTTAIISEMALLNRSYDGKRRHRNKFDSANALPDYGVEEWRDGAQGNHAGNNGDNNQTPVRNPPGAFHNSAGSLAQHNLLAKIMRGIKTQSFGILKRLSSSLPAGPSLWLSTLSLPSPSRWRMSNMESRLRSPETIVNRDADADAKDEYCWMENATRSSTKLGAWRLRIFHIAHTPCGPSTGQSKCQRLYQRQWQLPWNWKWQWQWHSLCQWPMLICIVILTGCFVRLLLHFIGHHIATFSISTTHRQHLMCTFWATRGNKLVAEYTTGTAGTAFTMPCLQKFSR, from the exons ATGG ACACCTCACGTGCCGGGGACAAGTACGAGACCACATCCACTGTCAGTGGTTACACGAAATacatgaaattaaaaatccgGGCAGTCGGGCCCAATGATTTCGGGACATATCGCTGTGTGGCCAAGAACTCTCTGGGCGAAACCGACGGCAACATAAAGCTCGACG AAATGCCGACCCCAACAACCGCAATTATATCGGAGATGGCTCTGCTGAACCGCAGCTACG atGGCAAGAGACGTCATAGAAATAAATTTGACTCGGCTAACGCTCTGCCTGATTATGGGGTTGAGGAGTGGCGTGACGGTGCACAAG GCAACCATGCTGGGAACAATGGCGATAACAATCAAACGCCCGTGCGTAATCCGCCCGGAGcattccacaattctgcaGGCTCACTGGCGCAACATAATCTACTTGCTAAAATAATGCGCGGCATTAAAACGCAATCATTTGGGATTTTGAAACGTTTATCGAGTTCTTTGCCGGCGGGGCCCTCGCTCTGGCTGTCGACGTTATCGCTGCCATCGCCAAGTCggtggcgtatgagtaatatggAAAGCCGACTCCGTTCACCGGAGACTATTGTCAACAGGGATGCCGATGCGGATGCGAAGGACGAATATTGTTGGATGGAAAATGCCACCAGAAGCAGCACAAAATTGGGGGCGTGGCGATTGCGCATATTTcacattgctcatacgccgtgtggaCCGTCAACAGGGCAGTCGAAATGCCAACGCCTATACCAACGCCAGTGGCAATTGCCATGGAACTggaagtggcagtggcagtggcactcGCTGTGCCAGTGGCCAATGCTCATTTGCATAGTAATATTGACTGGGTGTTTTGTTCGGTTGTTGCTGCATTTTATCGGGCACCACATCGCCACATTTTCTATTAGCACAACGCATAGGCAACATTTAATGTGCACATTTTGGGCCACTCGTGGTAATAAGCTTGTCGCCGAATACACCACAGGCACCGCAGGCACCGCATTCACCATGCCCTGTCTGCAAAAGTTTTCAAGATGA
- the LOC108131142 gene encoding natterin-4-like, which translates to MVHWVHSSAHSGVPHDAVRGGHDCDGSPIYVGRAFHDGENLPAKVIPSKGCAYVAHDGGEHQKGHYEILVGHHYSWVPSSNGHVPHRAVESGHTRSGEPLFIGRGHHAGSLVVGKVHRSHGCLYIPFGGQEIKIHNYEVLVHH; encoded by the exons ATGG TTCACTGGGTACACTCCTCCGCCCACTCTGGTGTGCCGCATGACGCTGTCCGCGGCGGTCACGATTGTGATGGATCCCCGATCTATGTCGGCCGTGCTTTCCACGACGGCGAGAACCTGCCCGCCAAGGTGATCCCCAGCAAGGGCTGTGCCTACGTGGCCCACGACGGCGGTGAGCACCAGAAGGGCCACTACGAGATTCTTGTGGGACATCACTACTCCTGGGTGCCCAGCTCCAACGGCCATGTGCCCCACCGGGCTGTGGAGAGTGGACACACGCGATCGGGTGAGCCCCTGTTCATAGGCCGAGGTCACCACGCCGGAAGTCTGGTGGTGGGCAAGGTGCACCGATCCCACGGATGCCTGTACATTCCCTTCGGTGGCCAGGAGATCAAGATCCACAACTACGAGGTGCTAGTCCACCACTAA
- the Gpo3 gene encoding probable glycerol-3-phosphate dehydrogenase, mitochondrial, translating into MLSKLCVGFRPLEVRYLIRHASLLAHHQSHHLRFRPRLRFRLRGIVCREDHCCAGQKTVPSREEHIATLKGEEFDVLVIGGGAVGCGCAVDAACRGLKTALVEADDFASGVSSRSTKLIDGVGSYLAALLQKKDLNQLYIMVQMMNERATMLKIAPHLNRVQPMLIPSYSVVGTPLTWLALKIYDFISAHSNVRASHFVSKEKTLYEFPLLKTEGLRGGIVYYDGQMDDARMCIALTMTAVCLGASVANHTEVVEMVPQDGCCRVVGVKDKIADETFYIQARAVINATGTSTDFIRKMDEETTAPILLPSVGTHVTLPRYFGSSTYGLLSPSKDKKDPTIVMVPFENHTLLGVREVELDFMESSKSPSPDPEDVDCLLDTARERMAPCVELERFHVLSAWTGLRPSVSCPSGKREEEEEGDRTPISSYMIEVSKNGLITLAGGRWSTYRVMAAHAVDMAIETCDLCDDHVTTSYTDDLELDGAQGYCCMLPLELVQDYGVPMDVAQHISDSYGYNGHALLSQAPDRKGRLHPSFPYIEAEVQYAVRNEYACTLVDIIARRLRVAFVDAAATLHMLPKILKVMAEEKEWQEEQATQELLRAQEFLVRQMGLGSIIRPKSMCPNKQEPRTKSTPEGCCCNIPKRKECRSFSSMGGASVRSAASLASSFMAHPASTPSVSKVTEKPLPITSGITTSSVESTSRYPVLRASVSKVTAPPLAFTSGITHTSVESSSSSEHQPNTRQRGWIDRKKEIILKIWRNKFMC; encoded by the coding sequence ATGTTGTCCAAGCTTTGCGTCGGTTTTCGGCCCCTGGAGGTGCGGTATCTGATACGCCACGCCAGCTTGCTGGCTCATCACCAAAGCCACCACCTTCGCTTTCGTCCTCGCCTCCGGTTCCGCCTGAGAGGAATCGTCTGCCGGGAGGATCACTGCTGTGCCGGTCAGAAGACGGTGCCGTCGCGGGAAGAGCACATAGCCACATTGAAGGGCGAGGAATTCGATGTTCTGGTCATTGGGGGTGGGGCCGTGGGGTGCGGTTGCGCCGTGGACGCCGCCTGTCGCGGCCTCAAGACCGCCTTGGTGGAGGCCGATGACTTTGCCAGCGGGGTCAGCTCACGCAGCACCAAACTGATTGACGGCGTTGGCTCCTACCTGGCCGCCCTCCTCCAGAAGAAGGACCTCAATCAGCTGTACATCATGGTCCAGATGATGAACGAACGAGCCACCATGTTGAAGATAGCCCCCCACCTGAACCGGGTCCAGCCGATGCTCATACCATCCTACAGCGTGGTGGGCACGCCTCTTACATGGCTGGCCCTTAAGATCTACGACTTCATATCGGCGCACTCGAACGTGCGAGCCTCCCACTTCGTGTCCAAGGAGAAGACCCTCTACGAGTTTCCGCTCCTAAAAACCGAGGGGCTGCGGGGCGGGATCGTTTACTATGACGGGCAGATGGACGACGCCCGTATGTGCATCGCTCTCACCATGACCGCCGTGTGCCTGGGTGCAAGCGTGGCCAATCACACCGAGGTGGTTGAAATGGTGCCTCAGGACGGGTGCTGCCGGGTGGTGGGCGTCAAGGACAAGATTGCCGATGAGACATTCTACATCCAGGCCAGGGCAGTGATCAATGCCACTGGCACCAGCACAGACTTCATACGGAAAATGGACGAGGAGACCACCGCCCCCATTCTCCTTCCCTCGGTTGGCACCCACGTCACCCTGCCCCGGTACTTTGGCTCAAGTACTTACGGACTCCTCAGTCCGTCAAAGGATAAAAAGGATCCCACAATTGTCATGGTGCCATTCGAGAATCATACGCTGCTGGGTGTGCGTGAAGTAGAGCTGGACTTCATGGAGAGCTCTAAGAGCCCGTCCCCAGACCCAGAAGACGTGGACTGCTTGCTGGACACCGCAAGAGAGAGGATGGCACCCTGCGTGGAGTTGGAACGCTTCCACGTGCTTAGCGCCTGGACTGGCTTGCGTCCATCAGTTAGCTGTCCCAGCGGAAAACGggaggaagaggaggagggcgATCGCACGCCGATCAGCAGCTACATGATCGAGGTGAGCAAGAATGGACTAATAACACTGGCGGGCGGGCGCTGGAGCACCTACCGTGTGATGGCCGCCCACGCCGTCGATATGGCCATCGAGACATGCGACCTTTGCGACGACCACGTGACCACGAGCTATACGGATGATCTCGAGCTGGACGGTGCCCAGGGCTACTGCTGCATGCTGCCGTTGGAACTTGTCCAGGACTATGGCGTGCCCATGGACGTGGCCCAGCACATATCCGACTCCTACGGCTACAACGGCCACGCCCTGCTCTCTCAAGCTCCGGACCGGAAGGGGCGCCTCCACCCAAGCTTCCCCTACATCGAGGCCGAGGTGCAGTACGCGGTCCGTAACGAGTACGCCTGCACGCTGGTGGACATCATCGCCCGACGGCTTCGCGTGGCCTTTGTCGATGCTGCTGCCACCCTGCACATGCTTCCCAAGATTCTCAAGGTGATGGCTGAGGAGAAGGAGTGGCAGGAGGAGCAGGCCACGCAGGAGTTGCTCCGCGCCCAAGAGTTTCTGGTTCGTCAGATGGGCCTCGGGTCGATAATCCGCCCCAAGAGCATGTGTCCGAACAAACAGGAGCCCAGGACAAAATCCACTCCGGAGGGATGCTGCTGTAACATTCCCAAACGCAAGGAGTGCCGCAGCTTCTCCTCAATGGGAGGCGCCTCCGTAAGATCAGCTGCGAGCTTAGCCTCGTCCTTTATGGCGCATCCGGCCTCAACACCTTCTGTTTCAAAAGTAACCGAAAAGCCATTGCCTATTACGTCTGGAATAACGACAAGCTCCGTGGAGTCCACGTCCCGGTACCCAGTTTTAAGAGCTTCTGTCTCCAAAGTAACCGCACCGCCATTGGCTTTTACGTCTGGAATCACGCATACCTCTGTGGAGTCAAGCTCCTCGTCTGAACATCAACCCAACACCCGGCAAAGAGGCTGGATCGATCGAAAGAAGGAAATTATTCTCAAGATTTGGCGTAACAAATTCATGTGCTGA
- the DIP-kappa gene encoding uncharacterized protein DIP-kappa isoform X2, with translation MRRRPRPLLHTGHLLRPRAKLGRCLATILMASTVVTILMTATPALAEIPSKGKHTRLDTQQTAQEESDFPRFAEPIANVTVSVGRDALLACVVENLKGYKVAWVRVDTQTILSIHHNVISQNNRISLTYNDHRSWYLHIKEVEETDRGWYMCQVNTDPMRSRKGYLQVVVPPMIVEGMTSNDMVVREGQNVSLMCKARGYPEPYVMWRREDGEEMLIGGEHVNVVDGELLHITKVSRLHMAAYLCVASNGVPPSISKRVHLRVQFPPMLSIPNQLEGAYVGQDVILECHTEAYPASINYWTTERGDMIISDTSRAGDKYETTSTVSGYTKYMKLKIRAVGPNDFGTYRCVAKNSLGETDGNIKLDEMPTPTTAIISEMALLNRSYDGKRRHRNKFDSANALPDYGVEEWRDGAQGNHAGNNGDNNQTPVRNPPGAFHNSAGSLAQHNLLAKIMRGIKTQSFGILKRLSSSLPAGPSLWLSTLSLPSPSRWRMSNMESRLRSPETIVNRDADADAKDEYCWMENATRSSTKLGAWRLRIFHIAHTPCGPSTGQSKCQRLYQRQWQLPWNWKWQWQWHSLCQWPMLICIVILTGCFVRLLLHFIGHHIATFSISTTHRQHLMCTFWATRGNKLVAEYTTGTAGTAFTMPCLQKFSR, from the exons ATGCGGCGCCGACCACGACCACTCCTCCACACGGGCCACCTCCTCCGCCCACGGGCCAAGCTCGGCCGTTGTTTGGCCACCATATTGATGGCCAGTACCGTGGTAACCATTTTGATGACAGCCACTCCCGCTCTGGCCGAGATTCCCTCAAAGG GCAAACACACGCGCCTGGACACCCAGCAGACGGCTCAGGAAG AATCTGACTTTCCGAGATTTGCGGAGCCCATTGCCAATGTCACCGTATCCGTGGGGCGCGATGCCTTGCTGGCCTGTGTGGTGGAAAACCTCAAAGGATACAAGGTGGCCTGGGTACGGGTGGACACCCAGACGATACTCTCCATCCATCACAATGTCATCTCGCAGAACAACCGCATTAGTCTCACCTACAACGACCACAGATCG TGGTACTTGCACATTAAAGAAGTGGAGGAAACGGACCGGGGATGGTACATGTGCCAAGTCAACACG GATCCCATGCGTTCCCGGAAAGGCTACCTGCAGGTGGTGG TTCCCCCCATGATTGTCGAGGGCATGACCAGCAACGACATGGTGGTGCGCGAGGGCCAGAACGTCTCCCTGATGTGCAAGGCACGTGGCTATCCGGAACCCTATGTCATGTGGCGCCGGGAGGACGGCGAGGAGATGCTAATTGGCGGGGAACACG TTAATGTGGTCGACGGGGAGCTGCTGCACATCACCAAAGTGAGTCGCCTCCATATGGCCGCGTATCTCTGTGTCGCCTCCAACGGAGTTCCGCCTTCAATTAGCAAGCGTGTTCATCTTAGAGTACAAT TTCCCCCCATGCTTTCGATTCCCAATCAGCTGGAGGGCGCCTATGTTGGCCAAGATGTGATCCTGGAATGCCATACGGAGGCCTATCCAGCCTCGATCAACTACTGGACCACGGAGCGTGGCGACATGATAATATCTG ACACCTCACGTGCCGGGGACAAGTACGAGACCACATCCACTGTCAGTGGTTACACGAAATacatgaaattaaaaatccgGGCAGTCGGGCCCAATGATTTCGGGACATATCGCTGTGTGGCCAAGAACTCTCTGGGCGAAACCGACGGCAACATAAAGCTCGACG AAATGCCGACCCCAACAACCGCAATTATATCGGAGATGGCTCTGCTGAACCGCAGCTACG atGGCAAGAGACGTCATAGAAATAAATTTGACTCGGCTAACGCTCTGCCTGATTATGGGGTTGAGGAGTGGCGTGACGGTGCACAAG GCAACCATGCTGGGAACAATGGCGATAACAATCAAACGCCCGTGCGTAATCCGCCCGGAGcattccacaattctgcaGGCTCACTGGCGCAACATAATCTACTTGCTAAAATAATGCGCGGCATTAAAACGCAATCATTTGGGATTTTGAAACGTTTATCGAGTTCTTTGCCGGCGGGGCCCTCGCTCTGGCTGTCGACGTTATCGCTGCCATCGCCAAGTCggtggcgtatgagtaatatggAAAGCCGACTCCGTTCACCGGAGACTATTGTCAACAGGGATGCCGATGCGGATGCGAAGGACGAATATTGTTGGATGGAAAATGCCACCAGAAGCAGCACAAAATTGGGGGCGTGGCGATTGCGCATATTTcacattgctcatacgccgtgtggaCCGTCAACAGGGCAGTCGAAATGCCAACGCCTATACCAACGCCAGTGGCAATTGCCATGGAACTggaagtggcagtggcagtggcactcGCTGTGCCAGTGGCCAATGCTCATTTGCATAGTAATATTGACTGGGTGTTTTGTTCGGTTGTTGCTGCATTTTATCGGGCACCACATCGCCACATTTTCTATTAGCACAACGCATAGGCAACATTTAATGTGCACATTTTGGGCCACTCGTGGTAATAAGCTTGTCGCCGAATACACCACAGGCACCGCAGGCACCGCATTCACCATGCCCTGTCTGCAAAAGTTTTCAAGATGA